Proteins encoded together in one Catenulispora sp. EB89 window:
- a CDS encoding alcohol dehydrogenase catalytic domain-containing protein: MRATYLYGAGDVRVIDVPDPAVKHPTDALVRVVASCICGSDLHPYHNRPAGTEGSSMGHEFLGVVEDTGRDVTTVKRGDLVIAPFAWSDGTCDFCREGLQTSCRHGGFWNSGDVGGGQAEAVRVPLADGTLVPVPVEETSPLLPSLLTLSDVYGTGHHAAHKGGVTPGSAVTVIGDGAVGLMAVLSAKRLGAEQIILMGRHKTRTDLGREFGATDVVAERGEEGIAKVRDLTGGDGTAIVLEAVGHMPAYQQALGVVRPGGVISRVGVPQYDQAPVGFGTLFGPNITLTGGPAPARAYISTLLPDILSGTVDPGKVFDREIGIEEVPDGYKAMDNRTALKVIIR, translated from the coding sequence ATGCGCGCCACCTACCTCTACGGCGCCGGCGACGTCCGCGTCATCGACGTCCCCGACCCGGCCGTCAAGCACCCCACCGACGCCCTCGTCCGCGTCGTCGCCTCCTGCATCTGCGGCTCCGACCTGCACCCCTACCACAACCGCCCGGCCGGAACCGAAGGCTCCTCGATGGGCCACGAGTTCCTCGGCGTCGTCGAAGACACCGGCCGCGACGTCACCACCGTCAAGCGCGGCGACCTGGTCATCGCCCCCTTCGCCTGGTCCGACGGCACCTGCGACTTCTGCCGCGAAGGCCTGCAGACCTCCTGCCGGCACGGCGGCTTCTGGAACTCCGGCGACGTCGGCGGCGGCCAGGCCGAAGCCGTCCGCGTCCCGCTGGCCGACGGCACCCTCGTGCCCGTGCCGGTGGAGGAGACCTCACCGCTGCTGCCGTCGCTGCTCACCCTGTCCGACGTCTACGGCACCGGCCACCACGCCGCACACAAAGGCGGTGTCACCCCCGGCAGCGCCGTGACCGTCATCGGCGACGGCGCCGTCGGCCTCATGGCCGTCCTGTCCGCCAAACGCCTCGGCGCCGAACAGATCATCCTGATGGGCCGGCACAAGACCCGCACCGACCTCGGCCGCGAGTTCGGCGCCACCGACGTCGTCGCCGAACGCGGCGAGGAAGGCATCGCCAAGGTCCGCGACCTCACCGGCGGCGACGGCACCGCCATCGTCCTGGAAGCCGTCGGCCACATGCCCGCCTACCAGCAAGCCCTCGGCGTCGTCCGCCCCGGCGGCGTCATCAGCCGCGTCGGCGTCCCGCAGTACGACCAGGCCCCCGTCGGCTTCGGCACCCTGTTCGGCCCCAACATCACCCTCACCGGCGGCCCCGCACCCGCCCGCGCCTACATCAGCACCCTGCTGCCCGACATCCTCTCCGGCACCGTCGACCCCGGAAAGGTCTTCGACCGCGAAATCGGCATCGAAGAAGTCCCCGACGGCTACAAGGCCATGGACAACCGCACCGCCCTGAAAGTCATCATCCGCTGA
- a CDS encoding SDR family oxidoreductase: protein MSQNTAKTTDSKVIVVTGASSGFGNLAARALAATGHTVYAGMRETAGRNAAHVQELAQLSADNGVDVRSIEMDVQDQDSVDTAIARIAAEQGHLDVVVHNAGHMVLGPAEAFTPEQLAQLYDINVLSTQRVNRAALPLMRRAGTGLLVWVGSSSTRGGHPPFLAPYFAAKAGMDALAESYAAEVIRYGIDTVIVVPGAYPAGTNHFAHAGLPADTERAADYDAAYGQLRDEMAARLAGLFPAGRTVDEVAEAIVDVVDLPAGQRPFRVHVDPSRDGSDVVSTVSDRIRSEFYHRIGIADLLPEHASR from the coding sequence ATGAGCCAGAACACCGCGAAAACCACAGACAGCAAGGTCATCGTCGTCACCGGCGCCTCATCAGGCTTCGGCAACCTGGCCGCCAGAGCACTGGCCGCCACCGGACACACCGTCTACGCCGGGATGCGCGAAACCGCCGGCCGCAACGCTGCACACGTACAGGAGTTGGCGCAGCTGTCCGCCGACAACGGCGTGGACGTGCGCAGCATCGAAATGGACGTCCAGGACCAGGACTCCGTCGACACCGCCATCGCCCGCATCGCCGCCGAACAGGGCCACCTGGACGTGGTCGTGCACAACGCCGGACACATGGTGCTCGGCCCCGCCGAAGCGTTCACCCCCGAACAGCTGGCCCAGCTCTACGACATCAACGTGCTCAGCACCCAGCGCGTCAACCGCGCCGCACTACCGCTGATGCGCCGCGCCGGCACCGGACTGCTGGTGTGGGTCGGCAGCTCCAGCACCCGCGGCGGCCACCCGCCGTTCCTGGCACCGTACTTCGCCGCGAAAGCCGGCATGGACGCCCTGGCCGAAAGCTACGCCGCCGAAGTCATCCGCTACGGCATCGACACCGTCATCGTGGTGCCCGGCGCCTACCCGGCCGGCACCAACCACTTCGCGCACGCCGGACTCCCCGCCGACACCGAACGCGCCGCCGACTACGACGCCGCCTACGGACAACTCCGCGACGAGATGGCCGCCCGCCTGGCCGGACTGTTCCCCGCCGGCCGCACCGTCGACGAAGTCGCCGAAGCCATCGTGGACGTCGTGGATCTGCCCGCCGGACAACGTCCGTTCCGCGTCCACGTCGACCCCAGCCGCGACGGCAGCGACGTGGTCTCCACCGTCTCCGACCGCATCCGCAGCGAGTTCTACCACCGCATCGGAATCGCCGACCTGCTCCCCGAACACGCCAGCCGCTGA
- a CDS encoding tautomerase family protein yields MPFANFKVPAGTLDAEQKEKIVHRTTELYVEIYGERARGGTMVLVEEVADGGWGIGDHVLTLATLQQNDPAA; encoded by the coding sequence ATGCCATTCGCGAACTTCAAGGTCCCGGCCGGCACCCTGGACGCCGAGCAGAAAGAGAAGATCGTCCACCGCACCACCGAGCTGTACGTGGAGATCTACGGCGAACGAGCCCGCGGCGGCACGATGGTGCTCGTCGAAGAAGTCGCCGACGGCGGCTGGGGCATCGGCGACCACGTCCTGACACTCGCCACGCTCCAGCAAAACGATCCAGCCGCCTAG
- a CDS encoding BTAD domain-containing putative transcriptional regulator, which translates to MQLDVLILGPLEARADGVPIPIGGARLRALLTRLALDPDRSVSIPALVDALWEHEPPDGAANALQSLVSRLRRTLGDPDIVIGTPGGYRLAVSADAVDARRFEALARQGRGAVAADPATARRLLREALALWRGPALADVADAGFATAPAARLDELRLSALCDRLDAELRLGLHAEALPELEALLAEHPLRENIAALLMKALYATGRQADALVAYERVRTTLADQLGIDPSEQLTSVHLAVLRNDPMLTAVAGSLADADPASASASSPEPPRRRTNLRARLTSFVGREEEVARIAKMLAASRLVTLVGPGGAGKTRLAGEAAARLLETGTQDADIADGVWLVELAPVTDPAELPQAILTALGQREWRLLRPEAQAGPARDALTRVTEGLAEQHLVLVLDNCEHLVDAAARAAEHLLEHVPGLRIVATSREPLGIGGENLFPVLSLPQPVDRPEPATAAEALTFPAVRLFADRAAAVQPDFVVSADNVADVVKICRRLDGLPLAIELAAARLRTLPLHAVASRLDDRFRLLTGGSRTAMPRHQTLRAVVAWSWELLSQAERDLAERLSVFPGGITAESAAAVHRGAEAGAGTAGIAADVDDLLFALVDKSLLQPVEPDGDRPGPADLDAPPRYRMLETLREYGIEQLARAGTITEVRRAHAHFFRDLAETAEPHLRRREQLKWLARLDADSDNVLAALRFAADIGDADTAVRLAASLAWYWSIVGQTTEGRAWLELALSVPGESPVEAHAVVKILHALTGLFSAQDWTNLTEITDALASVLDEAEAAHDNPLLAIAACTIPIITDDLDAVYTAVAIYENHPDPWVGGMLHLMRGMAAENSGDLVTQRQDLLEARRRFTLIGERWGLSATLSALSAMAMADGQMHDAIRLQDEALDLLREINAADDAAQVQLMRAFALAGTGALQEAKTLVTSILESGQRNHSHASMLMAYIGLADIARREGDLDTAREYLRASHELTRDHWQGPPQLLAAREISAALLYLTPGVPSVGDTDAGIGVDVERARLRLHEAYALGSIAHDMPVLARIAVVVACYADTLGDPTTAARALGTAFALRGGIDLSDPDRADVARSVKTQLGEAEFEAAFASARGLTRQAGLAFLADYVGFDPDNGEPSGVRQGRA; encoded by the coding sequence GTGCAGCTCGACGTCCTGATCCTCGGCCCGCTGGAGGCCCGCGCTGACGGCGTCCCGATCCCCATCGGCGGCGCCCGGCTGCGCGCACTGCTGACCAGACTCGCCCTGGACCCCGACCGCAGCGTCTCCATCCCGGCGCTCGTCGACGCCCTGTGGGAACACGAGCCGCCCGACGGCGCCGCCAACGCGCTGCAATCACTGGTGTCCCGACTGCGCCGGACGCTCGGCGACCCCGACATCGTCATCGGCACCCCCGGCGGTTACCGATTGGCCGTATCCGCCGATGCCGTCGACGCCCGCCGCTTCGAGGCCCTGGCCCGACAAGGCCGGGGCGCCGTCGCGGCCGACCCCGCGACCGCCCGGCGGCTACTGCGCGAAGCCCTCGCGCTGTGGCGGGGACCGGCTCTGGCCGACGTCGCCGACGCCGGGTTCGCCACAGCCCCGGCCGCGCGGCTGGACGAGCTGCGGCTCAGCGCGCTGTGCGACCGCCTCGACGCCGAACTGCGCCTCGGCCTGCACGCCGAAGCGCTACCCGAACTCGAAGCCCTGCTCGCCGAGCATCCGCTGCGCGAGAACATCGCCGCGCTGCTGATGAAGGCCCTATACGCGACCGGACGCCAAGCCGACGCGCTCGTGGCCTACGAACGCGTCCGCACCACGCTTGCCGATCAGCTCGGTATCGACCCTTCCGAGCAACTGACCTCCGTGCATCTGGCCGTGCTGCGCAACGACCCGATGCTGACCGCGGTCGCCGGCTCCTTGGCCGATGCGGACCCGGCATCGGCATCGGCATCGTCGCCTGAGCCGCCGCGGCGCCGCACCAACCTCCGAGCCCGCCTCACCAGCTTCGTCGGCCGCGAGGAAGAGGTGGCACGCATCGCCAAGATGCTCGCGGCCTCCCGCCTGGTGACGCTCGTCGGCCCGGGCGGCGCGGGCAAGACCCGGCTGGCCGGCGAAGCCGCCGCGCGGCTGCTGGAGACCGGCACCCAGGACGCCGACATCGCCGACGGCGTCTGGCTGGTCGAGCTCGCGCCGGTCACCGACCCCGCCGAGCTCCCGCAGGCGATCCTGACCGCGCTCGGGCAGCGCGAATGGCGGCTGCTGCGCCCCGAAGCCCAGGCCGGCCCGGCGCGCGACGCGCTGACCCGGGTCACCGAAGGGTTGGCCGAGCAGCACCTGGTGCTCGTGCTCGACAACTGCGAACACCTCGTCGACGCCGCCGCCCGCGCCGCCGAGCACCTGCTCGAACACGTCCCCGGGCTGCGGATCGTCGCCACCAGCCGCGAGCCGCTGGGCATCGGCGGGGAGAACCTGTTCCCGGTGCTGTCCCTGCCGCAGCCGGTCGACCGCCCCGAGCCCGCCACGGCCGCCGAGGCACTGACGTTCCCGGCCGTGCGGCTGTTCGCCGACCGGGCCGCAGCCGTCCAGCCCGACTTCGTCGTCTCGGCCGACAACGTCGCCGACGTGGTGAAGATCTGCCGGCGCCTGGACGGGCTGCCGCTGGCGATCGAGCTGGCCGCCGCGCGTCTTCGTACGCTGCCTCTGCACGCCGTCGCCTCGCGCCTCGACGACCGGTTCCGGCTGCTGACCGGCGGCAGCCGTACAGCGATGCCGCGGCACCAAACGCTGCGCGCGGTCGTGGCGTGGAGCTGGGAGCTGCTGTCGCAGGCCGAACGGGACCTGGCCGAGCGGTTGTCGGTGTTCCCCGGCGGGATCACCGCTGAATCGGCCGCCGCGGTGCATCGTGGCGCCGAGGCCGGGGCCGGCACTGCTGGCATTGCCGCCGACGTCGACGACCTCCTCTTCGCCCTTGTCGACAAATCACTTCTCCAGCCAGTGGAACCCGACGGCGATCGCCCCGGACCCGCCGACCTCGACGCCCCGCCGCGCTACCGCATGCTGGAGACGCTGCGCGAATACGGCATCGAACAACTGGCCCGGGCCGGCACCATCACCGAAGTCCGCCGCGCCCACGCCCACTTCTTCCGCGACCTCGCCGAAACCGCCGAACCGCACCTGCGCCGCCGCGAACAGCTGAAGTGGCTGGCACGGCTCGACGCCGACAGCGACAACGTCCTGGCCGCGCTCCGTTTCGCCGCCGACATCGGCGACGCCGACACCGCCGTCCGCCTGGCCGCCTCGCTGGCCTGGTACTGGTCGATCGTCGGCCAGACCACCGAAGGACGCGCCTGGCTGGAACTGGCGCTGTCGGTCCCGGGCGAATCGCCGGTCGAGGCGCACGCCGTCGTGAAGATCCTGCACGCCCTCACCGGCCTGTTCAGCGCACAGGACTGGACGAACCTCACCGAGATCACCGACGCCCTCGCCTCCGTCCTCGACGAGGCCGAAGCCGCCCACGACAACCCGCTGCTGGCCATCGCCGCCTGCACCATCCCGATCATCACCGACGACCTCGACGCCGTCTACACGGCCGTCGCGATCTACGAGAACCACCCCGACCCCTGGGTCGGCGGCATGCTGCACCTGATGCGCGGCATGGCCGCCGAGAACAGCGGCGACCTGGTCACCCAGCGCCAGGACCTGCTCGAAGCACGCCGCCGCTTCACCCTGATCGGCGAACGCTGGGGCCTGTCCGCCACCCTGTCGGCCCTGTCCGCGATGGCCATGGCCGACGGCCAGATGCACGACGCCATCCGCCTCCAGGACGAGGCCCTGGACCTCCTACGGGAGATCAACGCCGCCGACGACGCCGCCCAGGTCCAGCTGATGCGCGCCTTCGCCCTGGCAGGCACCGGCGCCCTCCAGGAGGCGAAGACGCTCGTCACGTCGATCCTGGAGTCGGGACAGCGGAACCACTCGCACGCCTCGATGCTGATGGCGTACATCGGCCTGGCCGACATCGCCCGCCGCGAAGGCGACCTCGACACGGCACGCGAGTACCTGCGAGCCTCACACGAGCTCACCCGCGACCACTGGCAGGGCCCGCCCCAGCTGCTGGCGGCGCGGGAGATCTCCGCAGCGCTGCTGTACCTGACGCCTGGCGTGCCAAGCGTCGGCGATACCGACGCTGGCATCGGCGTCGACGTCGAGCGCGCACGCCTGAGACTGCACGAGGCGTACGCACTCGGCAGCATCGCCCACGACATGCCGGTCCTGGCGCGCATCGCCGTGGTCGTGGCCTGCTACGCCGACACCCTCGGCGACCCGACCACAGCCGCACGTGCCCTGGGCACCGCATTCGCGCTCCGCGGCGGCATCGACCTGAGCGACCCGGACCGCGCCGACGTCGCACGCAGCGTCAAGACGCAGCTCGGCGAGGCGGAGTTCGAGGCCGCGTTCGCATCAGCACGCGGCCTGACGCGCCAGGCGGGCCTGGCGTTTCTCGCGGACTACGTCGGATTCGACCCGGACAACGGTGAGCCAAGCGGCGTCCGGCAAGGACGAGCATAG
- a CDS encoding GNAT family N-acetyltransferase: protein MTVSGPDTWPPAPIHTKRLVLRESQARDRPAIIDLFASEEVGTYVGGAQPREELERTAAAIPGRRFGFFTVELDTAMIGLITLDPHSAAHPGHSRPDLARTELGYMFLPHAWGHGYAAEACTAALDWFAAARPGEPVVLTTQVANESARRLAAKLGFGEVERYHEHGAEQWFGLWQPPGASR from the coding sequence ATGACCGTTTCCGGACCCGACACCTGGCCACCCGCACCGATCCACACCAAGCGGCTGGTGCTGCGTGAATCCCAGGCCCGGGACCGACCCGCGATCATCGACCTGTTCGCCTCCGAGGAAGTCGGCACCTACGTCGGCGGAGCCCAACCCCGCGAAGAACTCGAACGCACCGCGGCCGCGATACCCGGACGGCGATTCGGCTTCTTCACCGTCGAACTCGACACGGCGATGATCGGCCTGATCACCCTCGACCCGCACAGCGCCGCACACCCCGGCCACTCCCGCCCCGACCTGGCCCGCACAGAACTGGGCTACATGTTCCTGCCCCACGCCTGGGGCCACGGATACGCCGCCGAAGCATGCACCGCGGCACTCGACTGGTTCGCCGCCGCACGCCCCGGCGAACCAGTCGTGCTCACCACCCAGGTCGCCAACGAAAGCGCCCGACGGCTCGCCGCCAAACTCGGCTTCGGCGAAGTCGAGCGCTACCACGAACACGGCGCTGAGCAGTGGTTCGGCCTGTGGCAACCGCCCGGGGCATCGCGCTGA